Proteins from a genomic interval of Flammeovirgaceae bacterium SG7u.111:
- a CDS encoding alkaline phosphatase D family protein produces MKNPPKVALMLLLFSIMAIATSQAQNYLKLPDDIKPKDRICFAMYTVHENTLKMTAQFYPIKDFEPFSAILQVKNNDTWDTVAISPIEYPGYTAHFRVESWDDSQEKEYRVVHNNNAFYEGLVRKNPKEKDEIVMAAFSCFSMYDKHGGQIPVTDIIDNLKKIKPDVLFFSGDQVYDHSQHYLNWLKFGEAFGELIRNTPTICMPDDHDIGQGNLWGNGGKKIDNRHGSDGGYYMPVSYIKEVERAQTSHLPDPYDPTPIEQGIGVYYTGYTWGGMSFALIEDRKFKTGPDRIIKNKKVDDTRLLDVPEATLLGQRQLDFLENWTTDWKDAEMKVVLSQTIFASVSTHSPTRKNRQRFSFDSNGWPQTGRNKALSIIRKSYACMIAGDQHLGSVVRHGVEDWNNAGYSFAVPAVANFWMRYWEPETPGKNRKPGSPTYTGEFLDGLQNKITVHAISNPTFDDNTPKEDLLNGRASGYGVIRFKKSAREITYECWPRNTDMATENPYPGWSVSFSQLDNFHIENGYELPTIETSSENQVITVMDQYTSEVVSSLRVKGNSWKPKVLNPGTYKIAIGEGENMQLFYEIEAKSKNKEVLKITTK; encoded by the coding sequence ATGAAAAACCCTCCTAAAGTAGCTCTTATGCTCCTCTTGTTCTCTATAATGGCAATAGCTACAAGCCAAGCCCAAAACTATCTCAAACTACCTGATGATATAAAGCCAAAGGATCGAATTTGCTTTGCTATGTACACAGTGCATGAAAACACCCTCAAAATGACCGCACAGTTCTATCCTATCAAAGACTTCGAACCCTTTTCAGCCATTTTACAGGTAAAAAACAATGACACTTGGGATACGGTGGCTATTTCGCCCATCGAATACCCGGGCTATACCGCTCATTTTAGGGTAGAAAGCTGGGATGACAGCCAAGAAAAAGAATATCGGGTTGTTCACAACAACAATGCTTTTTACGAAGGCTTAGTCAGAAAAAATCCTAAGGAAAAAGATGAAATTGTAATGGCGGCGTTTTCATGCTTTTCTATGTACGACAAGCACGGCGGGCAAATCCCAGTGACTGATATCATCGATAACTTGAAGAAAATCAAACCTGATGTATTGTTCTTTTCTGGCGACCAAGTATATGACCATAGCCAGCATTACTTGAACTGGCTCAAATTTGGAGAAGCCTTTGGCGAGCTTATTCGCAATACCCCAACCATCTGCATGCCCGACGACCACGACATTGGCCAAGGGAATTTGTGGGGCAACGGGGGAAAGAAAATTGACAACAGGCATGGCAGCGATGGAGGCTACTACATGCCCGTTTCGTACATAAAAGAAGTAGAACGGGCTCAAACCAGCCACTTGCCCGACCCTTATGACCCTACCCCAATTGAACAGGGAATAGGCGTGTACTACACCGGATACACATGGGGCGGAATGAGCTTTGCCCTCATAGAAGACCGCAAGTTCAAAACTGGCCCTGATAGGATAATAAAAAACAAGAAAGTAGATGACACTCGATTACTGGATGTTCCTGAAGCCACCTTATTAGGTCAGCGCCAGTTGGACTTTTTGGAAAACTGGACTACCGACTGGAAAGATGCAGAGATGAAAGTAGTTTTGTCTCAAACCATTTTTGCCAGCGTATCTACCCATTCTCCTACCCGAAAAAACAGGCAACGGTTTAGTTTTGACTCCAACGGCTGGCCTCAAACGGGGAGGAACAAAGCCTTGAGCATTATCCGAAAAAGCTATGCTTGTATGATAGCCGGCGACCAACATTTGGGGTCGGTAGTCCGCCATGGCGTAGAAGACTGGAACAATGCAGGATACTCGTTTGCCGTACCTGCCGTAGCTAATTTCTGGATGCGCTACTGGGAACCGGAAACCCCTGGGAAGAACAGAAAACCAGGTTCGCCAACCTACACTGGGGAATTTTTAGACGGACTTCAAAATAAAATAACCGTCCATGCTATTTCCAACCCTACCTTCGATGACAATACGCCAAAGGAAGACCTCCTGAATGGCAGAGCCTCAGGCTACGGAGTCATCCGGTTCAAAAAATCGGCTAGAGAAATCACCTACGAATGCTGGCCGCGTAATACGGATATGGCTACCGAAAATCCGTATCCGGGTTGGTCTGTTTCTTTCTCTCAGCTAGATAATTTCCACATAGAAAACGGCTACGAACTTCCAACGATAGAAACTTCTAGCGAAAATCAAGTGATCACCGTAATGGACCAGTACACCAGCGAAGTGGTTTCCTCCCTAAGGGTAAAAGGAAACAGTTGGAAGCCGAAAGTGCTCAATCCAGGAACGTATAAAATAGCCATTGGCGAAGGAGAAAACATGCAGCTCTTTTACGAGATAGAAGCAAAATCGAAAAACAAAGAAGTCTTGAAAATCACGACAAAATAG
- a CDS encoding Gfo/Idh/MocA family oxidoreductase, translated as MKKKMQRRNFLKNSALSLGAITILPSHVVLGKNATSPHPGIPSVAPSDKVNIACCGIGNRGGGVVKQLFETGHANVVALCDTEIGGPRTKEIIDKFPDAPHFQDFRKMFDEMEDQFDAVSIGTPDFSHFPIAMLSMSKGKHIYVEKPLARTFNENELLIKAAKKHKVVTQMGNQGHSEANYFQFKAWVDAGIIKDVTAITAHMNNARRWHGWDTSITKFPNGQPLPEELDWDTWLGTAQKHDFHKDYINGQWRCWYDFGMGALGDWGAHIMDTAHEFLDLGLPYEVNPLRIEGHNSFFFPQTSTLAFRFPKRGNMPACDITWYDGVNNIPEVPEGYGKMELDPNIPPVGGGKIQPAKLNPGKIIYGKDLTFKGGSHGSKLSIIPKEKAEEMASKLPEVPESPSNHFANFLLSCKGEEKTRSDFKVAGPLSQVFNLGVIAQQLNTKIEFDRKKKKITNNKLANDLLVGTPPRKGWEEFYKM; from the coding sequence ATGAAGAAAAAAATGCAACGCCGTAATTTTTTAAAAAATAGCGCATTGTCGCTAGGCGCAATCACCATTTTACCCAGCCATGTAGTATTAGGCAAAAATGCCACTTCCCCACATCCGGGCATCCCTAGCGTAGCCCCTTCCGACAAGGTAAATATTGCCTGCTGCGGCATAGGCAACCGAGGAGGCGGAGTGGTAAAGCAGCTGTTTGAAACGGGGCATGCCAATGTTGTTGCCCTCTGCGACACTGAGATTGGCGGTCCTCGTACCAAAGAAATTATCGACAAATTCCCAGATGCTCCACACTTCCAAGACTTCCGGAAGATGTTCGATGAAATGGAAGATCAGTTTGATGCGGTAAGTATAGGTACTCCTGACTTTTCGCATTTCCCTATTGCTATGCTCTCTATGTCAAAAGGCAAGCATATTTATGTGGAAAAGCCTTTGGCTCGTACATTCAATGAAAATGAGCTGTTGATAAAAGCTGCTAAAAAGCACAAAGTAGTGACCCAAATGGGCAACCAAGGACATTCGGAAGCGAACTACTTCCAGTTCAAAGCTTGGGTAGACGCTGGCATCATTAAAGATGTAACTGCTATCACCGCCCATATGAACAATGCCCGCCGCTGGCACGGATGGGACACCAGTATTACCAAATTTCCCAATGGCCAACCGCTACCCGAAGAACTTGACTGGGACACTTGGTTGGGGACGGCACAAAAACACGATTTCCATAAGGATTATATAAACGGCCAATGGCGTTGCTGGTACGACTTCGGTATGGGCGCACTGGGCGACTGGGGAGCACACATCATGGATACCGCACACGAGTTCCTCGACCTTGGCTTGCCCTATGAGGTGAACCCTTTGCGAATAGAAGGGCATAATTCCTTCTTCTTCCCGCAGACCTCTACCCTCGCCTTCCGCTTTCCCAAAAGGGGCAACATGCCAGCTTGCGACATTACTTGGTACGATGGCGTGAACAATATTCCAGAAGTGCCAGAGGGTTATGGAAAAATGGAGCTTGACCCGAATATCCCTCCTGTAGGTGGTGGCAAAATTCAACCAGCGAAGCTAAACCCCGGTAAGATTATTTATGGGAAAGATCTTACTTTCAAGGGCGGCTCGCACGGAAGTAAGTTATCGATCATCCCTAAGGAAAAAGCTGAAGAAATGGCTTCAAAGCTTCCTGAAGTACCAGAAAGCCCTTCTAATCATTTTGCCAACTTCTTGCTTTCTTGCAAAGGTGAAGAAAAGACCCGTTCGGACTTTAAAGTGGCCGGGCCACTCAGCCAAGTGTTCAACCTTGGGGTGATAGCCCAGCAGCTCAACACCAAGATAGAGTTTGACCGAAAGAAGAAAAAAATCACCAACAACAAGTTGGCAAACGACCTTTTGGTAGGCACTCCTCCAAGAAAAGGGTGGGAAGAGTTTTATAAGATGTAA
- a CDS encoding TonB-dependent receptor: MRLHLLLSAFLFIASLTVQGQQSFTGRVLDGNSLPVHGANIKVVDANVVSATDPFGYFSLVPEKEEFLLEVSHIGYETRIVPVNTQKQHELNLVLEEGNLQLSEVSVTAEKENKLNIIGQVDLKLRAINNSQEVLRAVSGLFIAQHAGGGKAEQIFLRGFDIDHGTDIALSVDGVPVNMVSHAHGQGYSDLHFVIPETIERVHFEKGTYYADKGNFNTAGFAEFRTKKSLNNNLIKIEGGDFGTFRTVGMVNLLPQKLQEKQQHAFIATELFRSDGYFESPQGFKRFNLLGKYHGKVGEDSWLTASLSSFYSDWSASGQIPERAVKSGQITRFGAIDDTEGGETSRQNVNLSFLHKAGQNGWLKHQAYFSNYDFELYSNFTFFLNDPVNGDQIKQKENRNLFGYQSTYSKDVWLGSWKVATQSGVGFRYDNVDNNELNRTIAKETINERIAFGDVDETNVFAFVEAKWSLAAKLEMTTGLRMDYFQFNYADKLTGVESSKNQGLLSPKLRFDYLMNSNVSLFLKSGIGFHSNDSRVAVTPNSVSETLPKAFGVDLGGTLKPSANLLVTVALWALRLDQEFVYVGDEGIVEPSGKTLRRGIETSVRYQVTSSLFLDTDLTFTRARALEAAENEAYIPLAPSVTAAGGATWKSKTGFSVSLRYRYLHDRPANEDYSLEAKGYFVTDAVLGYTKGRYNVGLSVENLLNTEWNEAQFATESRLYNEPISVEEIHFTPGTPLFVKGSVSFSF, from the coding sequence ATGAGACTTCACTTACTTTTATCTGCATTTTTATTTATTGCAAGCTTGACAGTTCAAGGGCAACAATCGTTTACCGGCCGGGTGTTGGACGGAAACAGCTTGCCCGTGCATGGGGCGAATATTAAAGTGGTAGATGCAAACGTAGTGAGCGCTACTGATCCATTTGGTTATTTTAGCCTTGTGCCTGAAAAGGAAGAGTTCTTGTTGGAAGTGAGCCATATTGGGTATGAAACCAGAATAGTGCCTGTAAATACGCAAAAGCAGCATGAGCTAAACTTGGTGTTGGAAGAAGGAAACCTTCAGCTTTCCGAAGTTTCGGTTACTGCCGAAAAAGAAAATAAATTGAACATAATTGGTCAAGTAGATTTGAAGCTGAGGGCGATCAATAACTCACAAGAAGTATTGCGAGCAGTGTCAGGCTTGTTCATTGCACAGCACGCCGGGGGTGGAAAGGCTGAGCAGATTTTCTTAAGAGGTTTCGATATTGACCATGGTACCGATATCGCCTTATCGGTTGACGGAGTTCCTGTAAATATGGTTTCCCATGCACATGGGCAGGGCTACTCTGATCTTCATTTTGTAATTCCCGAAACCATTGAACGCGTCCATTTTGAAAAAGGAACGTATTATGCCGACAAGGGAAATTTCAATACAGCGGGCTTTGCCGAGTTTCGAACCAAAAAATCACTGAACAACAACCTGATCAAAATTGAAGGAGGAGATTTCGGGACGTTCAGAACTGTGGGGATGGTAAACCTCTTGCCTCAAAAGCTTCAGGAAAAGCAGCAACATGCTTTTATAGCCACAGAGCTTTTCAGGTCCGATGGGTATTTTGAAAGTCCGCAAGGGTTCAAGCGATTCAATTTGTTGGGAAAATACCATGGGAAAGTAGGGGAGGACAGTTGGCTTACAGCTTCGCTTTCTAGCTTTTATAGTGATTGGAGTGCTTCGGGGCAAATTCCCGAAAGGGCAGTAAAAAGTGGGCAGATCACTAGGTTCGGAGCTATAGACGATACGGAAGGAGGCGAAACTTCTCGCCAAAATGTAAACCTGAGCTTCTTGCACAAGGCGGGGCAGAATGGTTGGCTAAAACACCAAGCCTATTTCAGTAACTACGATTTTGAACTCTATTCCAACTTTACCTTCTTTTTGAATGATCCTGTAAACGGAGATCAGATTAAGCAAAAGGAAAACCGGAACTTGTTTGGGTATCAATCAACCTATTCAAAAGATGTTTGGTTGGGTTCTTGGAAAGTTGCCACGCAATCGGGAGTTGGCTTTCGGTACGATAATGTTGATAACAACGAACTGAACCGAACCATTGCCAAGGAAACCATAAATGAACGAATTGCTTTTGGAGACGTGGACGAGACAAATGTGTTTGCTTTTGTAGAGGCTAAATGGTCGTTGGCTGCAAAACTAGAAATGACTACAGGGCTAAGGATGGATTATTTTCAATTTAACTATGCAGATAAATTGACTGGAGTTGAGTCAAGTAAAAACCAAGGGCTGTTAAGCCCGAAGCTTCGGTTCGATTATTTGATGAATAGCAATGTTTCGCTTTTCTTGAAATCTGGCATCGGGTTTCATTCTAACGATTCGAGAGTTGCCGTGACCCCAAACAGCGTTTCCGAAACACTTCCCAAAGCCTTTGGGGTCGATTTGGGTGGAACGCTCAAGCCTAGTGCAAACTTGTTGGTAACAGTAGCCCTTTGGGCGCTGAGACTCGACCAAGAATTTGTATATGTTGGGGATGAAGGAATTGTAGAGCCTAGTGGAAAAACACTCCGAAGGGGGATCGAAACGTCAGTTCGTTACCAAGTAACCTCTTCTTTGTTCCTCGATACAGACCTGACCTTTACTAGAGCTAGGGCATTAGAAGCTGCTGAAAATGAGGCATACATACCGCTAGCGCCAAGTGTTACTGCTGCTGGCGGGGCTACCTGGAAATCGAAAACTGGTTTCAGTGTAAGTTTGCGCTACAGGTACTTGCACGACCGACCTGCCAACGAAGACTACAGCCTTGAGGCAAAGGGTTATTTTGTGACCGATGCGGTTTTGGGCTATACAAAAGGGCGCTATAATGTTGGTTTGTCGGTAGAAAACCTATTAAACACGGAATGGAATGAAGCCCAGTTTGCCACTGAATCGAGGTTGTACAACGAGCCAATTTCTGTTGAGGAAATCCATTTTACCCCAGGTACGCCCCTTTTTGTGAAAGGAAGTGTTTCATTTAGTTTTTAA